Sequence from the Clostridium butyricum genome:
TCCTTCACTTACATTAAGCTTATGAGCCATTTCCGATTTATTTAAGTGAAGTGTATTTCGATATTCTTCCAACCTCTCTTTAAACATATTTGTCATCTCCTTTTTTCTAATATTATAGAATAAATTATCAGAAATGTAAAATATTATTTTTAATTTGAATACTAAGAATTGTAAAATTATAGCCAAAAAATTTATAAATAGAAATTATTATATGAATATAGAAAAAATATTTTTATAAATTGAAAAGTTATTTTGTAATTATGTTAAAAATATTCTAAACTTGAAAAATAAATATATAATAATAAAAATAATTCTTTGCAAATTAATTCAAAATATTTACAATTAAGTAAAACAAAGGCTAAAATATAAAGCATATTTTAATATGCAATTTAAATTTACCTTTGGGATTATAAATTCAGTAAATTGAAAGGAGAATAAAATATAAACAATGAAAAAAGAAAATATTTTTAAGACATTATCAGAAGTAGCTTTAGAATGTATAAAGATAATAGAGGAGGTTACTGATATATGATTATTGAAGAAAATGAATTTAATATTATGAATGAAGAAGTTAAGAAGGACATACTCAAAGACAATTATATTTTATATGGGGAGGACCGTAATATAAGTTTAAAGGATGGTGGAAAAAATATGGACAATAATATTAGTGGTATTATGAAGAAATATAAATCCGAAAGGCTTTATACAACAGGAGAAATTGCAAAGGAACTTGGAATATCAAGTGCTGCAAGGCTTAACAATATTCTCGAACATAAGAAGATTCAATTTAAGCGTAATGGAACATGGATGCTTTATTCAAAATATGTGGACAAGGGTTTTGTGGTTATGCGTCACTGTGAACTTGAATGTGGAATAAAAGTATATGATAGAAAATGGACAGAAAAGGGGAGGATATTTATTCACAGTATATTTGATTAAAATATTTTAAAATGAAACATTATAAATAGAATTTTTGGAGGGTATGGGCGTTATGAGTGACAATAAGACTTATTATTATATGAGGCTACATGAAAATTTTTATGAGCGTGAGGATATGAAAGTGCTTCAAAGCATGAGAGATGGATATTTATATACTGACATACTAATGAAGCTGAGCCTTAAATCTTTAAAGTATGAAGGTAGACTTATGTTTAAAGAAAATATTCCATATGATGCAGAAATAATATCAACAATTACTGGTCATAGGATTGAAACAGTTGAAAATGCAATTAAGATATTTGAGAAGTTTAAATGGATTGAAATTCTTGGTAACGGTGCCATTTACATTCTTGATATTCAAGATCATGTGGGTAGGACAAGTAGCGAGGGAGACCGAAAGAGAAGATATAGAAAAAAGATAGAAAATGAAAGAAATTTTATAAGAAATAGTGACGACAAAGTTATGGAGATTGATTACGAAAGCTGTGAAACTGGTCATAGTGTATATTTACAATCTTTTGAGGAAGAAGAAAGAAAAATAAAATCATGTAAAATAGAATCAAAAGAAATAAAAAACTCTG
This genomic interval carries:
- a CDS encoding phage antirepressor KilAC domain-containing protein, producing MIIEENEFNIMNEEVKKDILKDNYILYGEDRNISLKDGGKNMDNNISGIMKKYKSERLYTTGEIAKELGISSAARLNNILEHKKIQFKRNGTWMLYSKYVDKGFVVMRHCELECGIKVYDRKWTEKGRIFIHSIFD